The following coding sequences lie in one bacterium genomic window:
- a CDS encoding DUF5615 family PIN-like protein — translation MARLYANENFPLPVVEELRRLRHDVLTIHETGKAGQSVSDENVLAFANDEDRTLLTLNRKHFIRLHNVQPNHAGIIVCTFDLDFVGQAQRIHKAIELQKQLLGQLIRVNRPIQQIGGYR, via the coding sequence ATGGCCCGACTATACGCTAACGAGAATTTCCCTCTACCTGTTGTGGAAGAACTCCGGCGATTGAGACATGATGTTCTGACTATCCATGAAACGGGTAAGGCTGGACAATCAGTATCAGACGAGAATGTATTAGCTTTTGCCAATGATGAAGATAGGACTCTCTTGACGTTGAATCGTAAACATTTTATTCGTTTGCATAATGTACAACCAAACCATGCAGGCATAATCGTGTGCACGTTTGATCTTGACTTTGTAGGTCAAGCTCAACGAATCCACAAAGCCATTGAGTTACAAAAACAGCTTTTAGGTCAACTTATTCGTGTTAATCGTCCCATACAACAAATAGGTGGGTATCGTTAG